A genomic region of Cotesia glomerata isolate CgM1 linkage group LG9, MPM_Cglom_v2.3, whole genome shotgun sequence contains the following coding sequences:
- the LOC123272236 gene encoding uncharacterized protein LOC123272236, with protein sequence MDKVCQYCQALKFRNEAAGMCCAAGQVVLPPLPAPPEPLLSLLAGNSDDSKLFLRKIRKFNSCFQMTSFGATKICDLASDGRNFETTFKIQGQVYHKIGSLMPMPDDNPKFLQIYFMGNCEERVTTRCQYNFIEQAEERAIVILLENFLEDQNQLLQLIKRVSPRLQNDNYQIVIKADKVPLGEHAGRFNAPTVDEVAVIMVGDPVDKRSIKITRQDNTISTISDLHRSYDALQYPLIFWQGQDEYHLNIKQCDPNTGDYGNKKVESERLRFIRFNQAKLRSEEYIHLRDAVAGNIDGNLNPNDIGNAFILPSSYIGSLRNMQEYIQDAMTYVRYYGRPDLFITFKCNPNWEEIQTLLLSGQQAIHRHDITAHWQKRGLPHAHILIWLEDKIRPEEIDQIISAEIPDPLIDPELFDVVTKHMIHGPCGAFNITSPCMENGKCKKNFPKPHTNDTITDVDGYPIYRCRNTENGGHTFTMRLPNYPNQAEFDNQWVVPYSPLLSKTYKAHINVELCSSVKSIKYI encoded by the exons ATGGATAAAGTATGTCAATATTGTCAGGCGTTGAAATTTCGAAATGAAGCTGCCGGTATGTGCTGCGCAGCAGGACAAGTCGTGCTGCCACCTCTACCCGCTCCGCCAGAACCTTTATTATCCCTTCTTGCTGGGAATTCAgatgattcaaaattatttttgcgtaAGATACGCAAATTTAATTCTTGCTTCCAAATGACGTCATTTGGGGCAACTAAAATTTGCGATCTTGCATCCGATGGACGTAATTTTGAAACTACATTCAAAATACAAGGCCAGGTGTACCACAAAATTGGATCATTGATGCCAATGCCTGATGATAATCCgaaatttcttcaaatttattttatgggcAATTGTGAAGAGCGCGTAACTACTCGGTGTCAGTATAATTTCATTGAACAAGCAGAGGAAAGAGCAATTGTGATATtactggaaaattttttagaagatCAGAATCAACTACTTCAATTAATCAAAAGAGTTTCGCCACGATTGCAAAATGACAACTATCAAATCGTCATAAAAGCCGATAAAGTACCATTAGGTGAACATGCTGGTAGATTCAACGCTCCAACTGTTGATGAGGTTGCTGTTATCATGGTTGGTGATCCAGTTGACAAAAgatctataaaaattacacgGCAAGACAACACTATCAGTACGATTTCGGATCTACACCGTTCATATGATGCACTACAATATCCATTGATATTTTGGCAAGGACAGGATGAATATCACCTTAACATCAAACAGTGTGATCCTAATACcg gtgattatggaaataaaaaa GTTGAAAGCGAACGCTTGCGATTCATTCGATTCAACCAGGCTAAATTACGATCGGAAGAATATATTCACTTACGAGATGCTGTTGCTGGAAACATCGACGGAAATTTAAATCCTAATGACATCGGTAATGCTTTCATTTTACCTTCAAGCTACATCGGCAGTCTACGGAACATGCAGGAATACATACAAGACGCGATGACTTACGTACGTTATTACGGCCGACCGGATTTGTTTATTACATTTAAATGTAATCCGAATTGGGAAGAGAtacaaactttattattatcaggaCAACAAGCAATTCATCGTCATGATATAACTGCACAC TGGCAAAAGCGAGGTTTGCCTCATGCCCACATTTTGATTTGGCTTGAAGATAAAATCCGTCCAGAAGAAATTGATCAAATAATTTCAGCCGAAATTCCAGACCCATTAATTGATCCAGAATTATTTGATGTTGTCACTAAACACATGATCCATGGGCCATGCGGTGCTTTTAACATCACGTCACCATGCATGGAAAATGGaaaatgtaagaaaaatttcccaaAGCCGCATACGAATGACACTATCACGGATGTTGATGGTTATCCTATATATCGCTGCAGAAATACTGAGAATGGTGGCCACACATTTACAATGCGACTGCCGAATTATCCAAATCAAGCAGAATTTGATAATCAGTGGGTGGTACCATATTCACCATTACtttcaaaaacttataaaGCTCATATCAACGTTGAGCTTTGCAGTTCtgtaaaatcaattaagtacatttaa
- the LOC123271920 gene encoding general odorant-binding protein 56h-like isoform X1: MRSSIFVLVTCALLVGVLGDEEKRAKMKATFEKCLKEGGIEKEELHKAHEAQKNGEEPDQKIKCFTACMAKEMGAMVDGQFNKDKMLEKLPADIPDREKKVEAITKCTEEKGSDECQTAYLVMKCLRDNKVQALPHHHHHHHHHDQ, encoded by the exons ATGCGTTCATCAATTTTCGTGCTGGTAACCTGTGCTCTTCTTGTTGGa GTACTTGGAGACGAAGAGAAAAGGGCGAAAATGAAAGCAACCTTCGAGAAGTGTCTCAAAGAAGGAGGAATCGAAAAAGAAGAGCTACATAAGGCTCATGAAGCTCAGAAAAACGGAGAAGAACCcgatcaaaaaataaaatgcttCACAGCTTGTATGGCCAAAGAAATGGGTGCT ATGGTTGATGGACAATTCAACAAAGACAAAATGCTCGAGAAGCTTCCAGCTGACATACCCGATCGTGAAAAGAAGGTTGAAGCGATCACAAAATGCACTGAAGAGA AGGGAAGTGACGAGTGCCAGACAGCTTATCTCGTAATGAAATGTCTGCGTGACAATAAg gtacaGGCACTGCCTCATcatcaccaccaccaccaccatcaCGACCAATAA
- the LOC123271920 gene encoding general odorant-binding protein 56h-like isoform X2 — MRSSIFVLVTCALLVGVLGDEEKRAKMKATFEKCLKEGGIEKEELHKAHEAQKNGEEPDQKIKCFTACMAKEMGAMVDGQFNKDKMLEKLPADIPDREKKVEAITKCTEEKGSDECQTAYLVMKCLRDNKALPHHHHHHHHHDQ; from the exons ATGCGTTCATCAATTTTCGTGCTGGTAACCTGTGCTCTTCTTGTTGGa GTACTTGGAGACGAAGAGAAAAGGGCGAAAATGAAAGCAACCTTCGAGAAGTGTCTCAAAGAAGGAGGAATCGAAAAAGAAGAGCTACATAAGGCTCATGAAGCTCAGAAAAACGGAGAAGAACCcgatcaaaaaataaaatgcttCACAGCTTGTATGGCCAAAGAAATGGGTGCT ATGGTTGATGGACAATTCAACAAAGACAAAATGCTCGAGAAGCTTCCAGCTGACATACCCGATCGTGAAAAGAAGGTTGAAGCGATCACAAAATGCACTGAAGAGA AGGGAAGTGACGAGTGCCAGACAGCTTATCTCGTAATGAAATGTCTGCGTGACAATAAg GCACTGCCTCATcatcaccaccaccaccaccatcaCGACCAATAA